A DNA window from Candidatus Sulfidibacterium hydrothermale contains the following coding sequences:
- the nadA gene encoding quinolinate synthase NadA, which yields MDYKNEIQKLKKAKNAIILAHYYQIGEIQDIADFVGDSLGLAQKAAEAHADIIVFAGVHFMAEVAKIINPDAKVLLPDMEAGCSLADSCPYDDFAAFKAQYPDHMVISYINTTAAIKTLSDVICTSGNAVKLVESFPKDQKIIFAPDRNLGGYVNRVTGRNMVLWDGTCEVHDILTAEAVLKLKEENPEAKIVAHPECQQQILEIADFVGSTTGLLKFTRTDPAKKFIVATETGILHQMQLDSPDKEFLVVPSDETCSCNDCPYMKLNTMEKLYLALENETPEIVMDETVMEQARKPIERMLEISRKLKII from the coding sequence ATGGACTATAAAAACGAAATACAGAAATTAAAAAAAGCCAAAAATGCCATTATTCTGGCGCACTATTATCAAATTGGCGAAATACAGGATATTGCCGATTTTGTGGGTGACAGTTTAGGACTGGCACAAAAAGCAGCAGAAGCCCATGCGGACATTATTGTTTTCGCCGGTGTTCATTTCATGGCAGAGGTGGCCAAAATCATCAATCCGGATGCAAAAGTACTACTTCCGGATATGGAAGCCGGTTGTTCGTTAGCCGATTCCTGTCCTTACGACGATTTTGCTGCTTTTAAAGCACAGTATCCCGATCACATGGTCATTTCGTATATCAACACTACGGCGGCTATCAAAACTTTGTCGGATGTTATTTGTACTTCGGGTAATGCTGTAAAACTGGTCGAATCGTTTCCGAAAGATCAGAAAATCATTTTTGCTCCGGATCGTAATCTGGGGGGTTATGTAAACCGGGTTACCGGACGGAATATGGTTTTGTGGGACGGAACCTGTGAAGTACATGATATTTTAACCGCTGAGGCCGTTTTAAAGTTGAAAGAAGAAAATCCGGAAGCCAAAATTGTTGCTCATCCCGAATGCCAGCAGCAAATTCTTGAAATAGCCGATTTTGTAGGTTCTACCACCGGATTATTAAAATTTACCCGTACCGATCCGGCAAAAAAATTCATTGTGGCTACCGAAACCGGTATTTTACACCAAATGCAGCTGGATTCGCCCGATAAAGAATTTTTGGTTGTTCCTTCTGATGAAACCTGTTCGTGCAACGATTGTCCGTATATGAAGCTTAATACCATGGAAAAGTTATATTTGGCATTGGAAAACGAAACGCCTGAAATTGTCATGGATGAAACCGTAATGGAACAAGCCCGTAAACCGATAGAACGTATGCTTGAAATTTCCAGAAAACTAAAAATCATTTAA
- a CDS encoding toxin-antitoxin system YwqK family antitoxin, which yields MTKILLKLFFSVVFLLVSVSSFAQQKNDTIRSNGYCVFHYPDGKISSEGFMRDGKPDGYWKNYYENGRLKSEGNRKNFLLDSLWKFYDEKGHLTVTIQYKNGKKNGFRTTYQGKNVVKENFVNDVKQGYTYYLYPNGKVKMKIPFKDGLEEGTAYEYAPDGRIIQIITYKKGYVYKRMRINRFDANGQPDGKWMWFYPDEKVKEVGFFHHGLKNGYFKTYDEKGNLIATVKYVNGEKEKKAEALSQLEVRTDYYPDGKIKIQATYNKKGLPEGIMRQYDESGKVKKAFVFRNGRKIAEGIFTDAGEREGFWKEYYPDGKLKAFGNYHKDLKTGIWKYFYPDGTLEETGKYVDNEPDSLWRWYYPDGKLLRTENFYEGQEDGTYTEYDEQGNVITKGEYVEGKKEGKWVFHTGDVKREEQYADGQLNGWSRYYYNDGTLFYEGKFIDNLPNGEHKWYWPNGKLKEVGTYSMGRKNGEWKKYDQDGNLIISITYKHGKEVKVDGVKVN from the coding sequence ATGACCAAAATATTATTGAAACTGTTTTTTTCTGTGGTTTTTTTGCTGGTTTCTGTTTCTTCTTTTGCCCAGCAGAAAAACGATACCATTCGTTCTAACGGATATTGCGTGTTTCATTATCCTGACGGGAAAATATCCAGTGAAGGATTTATGCGTGACGGAAAACCGGATGGATACTGGAAAAATTATTACGAAAACGGCCGGTTAAAATCGGAAGGGAATCGTAAAAATTTCCTGCTGGATAGTTTGTGGAAATTCTATGACGAAAAAGGACACCTGACGGTTACAATTCAGTACAAAAACGGTAAAAAAAACGGATTCCGCACAACCTATCAGGGAAAAAATGTGGTCAAGGAAAATTTTGTTAATGATGTCAAGCAGGGATACACTTATTATCTTTATCCCAACGGAAAAGTAAAGATGAAAATTCCGTTTAAAGACGGACTGGAAGAAGGAACGGCTTATGAATATGCACCGGACGGACGGATCATACAAATCATTACCTACAAAAAAGGATATGTGTACAAACGGATGCGTATTAATCGCTTTGATGCCAACGGACAGCCGGACGGAAAATGGATGTGGTTTTATCCGGATGAAAAAGTAAAAGAAGTCGGGTTTTTTCATCATGGTTTAAAAAACGGATACTTTAAAACCTATGATGAAAAAGGAAACCTGATTGCTACCGTAAAATATGTAAACGGTGAAAAGGAAAAAAAGGCCGAAGCACTTTCGCAGCTTGAGGTGCGAACCGATTATTATCCTGACGGAAAAATAAAAATCCAGGCAACGTATAATAAAAAAGGATTACCCGAAGGAATTATGCGGCAGTATGATGAATCCGGGAAAGTGAAAAAAGCTTTTGTTTTCCGGAACGGACGGAAAATTGCCGAAGGAATTTTTACCGATGCCGGCGAACGGGAAGGTTTCTGGAAAGAATACTATCCTGATGGAAAACTAAAAGCTTTTGGAAATTATCATAAAGACCTGAAAACCGGAATATGGAAATATTTCTATCCTGACGGAACCCTTGAAGAAACCGGAAAATATGTGGATAACGAACCGGATAGCCTTTGGCGATGGTATTATCCTGACGGAAAATTGTTGCGTACCGAGAATTTTTACGAAGGACAGGAAGACGGAACTTATACAGAATATGACGAACAAGGAAATGTAATTACCAAAGGAGAATATGTAGAAGGAAAGAAAGAAGGAAAATGGGTTTTTCATACCGGTGATGTAAAACGGGAAGAACAGTATGCCGACGGACAGTTAAACGGTTGGAGCAGATATTATTATAACGACGGAACCCTGTTTTATGAAGGCAAGTTTATTGATAATCTGCCCAATGGCGAACATAAGTGGTACTGGCCCAACGGAAAATTAAAAGAGGTGGGAACCTATTCCATGGGACGGAAAAACGGCGAATGGAAAAAGTATGACCAGGACGGAAATCTGATTATCAGTATCACCTATAAACATGGAAAAGAGGTAAAAGTAGACGGCGTGAAAGTGAATTGA